Proteins from one Sabethes cyaneus chromosome 2, idSabCyanKW18_F2, whole genome shotgun sequence genomic window:
- the LOC128735235 gene encoding uncharacterized protein K02A2.6-like translates to MIRASRIDDDEWKRDLLLHYAGPSVQELFDTLPEVPGINERGPLLNVEHYTPNMTAYDEAKSKLNDFFLPKENSTYERHLLRQMKPRTGENIDAFTIRLRVQAERCGFGDGAEENIKDQIIEKCESTKLRRELLKQGDVNLDQVLGIAKIFETVSQQEKSFAGVGELKSQDVNKIETTYGKRKKFDAPKQFECHRCGYFGHVAKDDSCPAKGKLCNKCGGKDHFQKKCRSKQSRNESRKTNSNPRFESRVNINNTDMGHKNDQMNVVKHIADEQTEYVFNITTLDGNVEIRCEIGGVTVSAVIDSGSKYNLLSESNWERLKEKKINVSNQRREASMVFKAYGGQSLQLIGVFTATVKLSDASLSTEFYVIKGNGKILIGRDTAMAMGVLKIGMPVNKVEVNAESKKLGTIRDIIVDIPIKADAVPVVQPYRRIPVALEKVVDNKLDNLLEQGVIEAVNEPAKWISPIVVVPKGNDGDVRICVDMRRANEAVERENHPLPTLEDFLPHLAKAKVFSRLDVKNAFHQVGDVSDDI, encoded by the coding sequence ATGATTCGTGCAAGCCGGATTGATGATGACGAATGGAAGCGAGATTTATTACTGCACTATGCGGGACCGAGCGTTCAGGAACTCTTCGATACATTACCCGAGGTACCAGGAATTAACGAACGTGGACCGTTGCTGAATGTTGAGCATTATACACCGAATATGACTGCTTACGATGAAGCTAAAAGTAAGTTGAATGACTTTTTCTTGCCAAAGGAAAATTCTACCTATGAACGACACTTGCTACGTCAAATGAAGCCACGAACTGGGGAAAATATTGACGCCTTCACTATTAGATTACGCGTTCAAGCAGAACGTTGTGGGTTCGGTGATGGAGCGgaagaaaatataaaagatCAAATTATTGAGAAGTGTGAATCAACTAAACTACGTCGCGAATTACTAAAACAAGGGGATGTCAATCTCGACCAGGTGTTAGGAAtagcaaaaattttcgaaaccgTCTCTCaacaagaaaaatcgtttgccggtGTAGGTGAACTGAAATCACAGGATGTTAATAAGATTGAAACAACATATGGAAAAAGGAAGAAATTCGACGCGCCGAAACAGTTTGAATGTCATCGTTGCGGTTACTTTGGACATGTTGCTAAAGATGATAGTTGTCCAGCAAAAGGGAAGCTATGCAATAAGTGCGGTGGAAAGGaccattttcaaaagaaatgccGTAGCAAGCAATCAAGGAATGAGTCGAGGAAAACAAATAGTAATCCAAGATTTGAAAGCCgagtaaatattaataatacTGATATGGGCCATAAGAACGACCAAATGAACGTTGTAAAGCACATAGCTGATGAACAAACTGAATACGTTTTCAACATTACAACATTGGATGGCAATGTAGAAATTCGGTGTGAAATAGGTGGCGTTACTGTTTCAGCAGTGATAGATTCCGGTTCTAAGTATAACTTGCTTAGTGAATCAAATTGGGAAagattaaaagaaaaaaaaataaatgtgtcaaaCCAACGTCGAGAAGCGTCAATGGTGTTCAAAGCTTATGGAGGACAATCGTTACAGCTAATTGGTGTGTTTACAGCTACGGTCAAGTTGAGTGATGCTAGCTTATCGACTGAGTTCTATGTTATAAAAGGAAATGGTAAAATTTTGATTGGACGAGATACAGCAATGGCTATGGGTGTCCTAAAGATAGGAATGCCTGTTAATAAAGTAGAAGTTAATGCTGAAAGTAAGAAGCTAGGAACAATCAGAGATATAATCGTAGATATTCCGATTAAAGCAGATGCTGTACCAGTTGTTCAACCGTATCGACGAATACCGGTGGCTTTAGAGAAGGTAGTGGATAATAAACTGGACAACTTGCTTGAGCAAGGTGTTATCGAAGCGGTGAACGAACCAGCGAAATGGATATCTCCTATAGTAGTGGTACCCAAAGGAAATGATGGCGACGTGCGCATATGTGTAGATATGCGTCGAGCAAATGAAGCTGTAGAAAGAGAAAATCATCCTTTACCAACTCTTGAAGATTTTTTGCCACATTTGGCAAAGGCAAAGGTTTTCTCTCGTTTAGACGTAAAAAATGCTTTTCACCAGGTAGGTGATGTGTCTGACGATATTTAG